From a region of the Candidatus Palauibacter polyketidifaciens genome:
- a CDS encoding acetylornithine/succinylornithine family transaminase, whose protein sequence is MNARELERAYALEVFPKRDLTIVRGEGACVWDDEGRRYIDCVGGIGVASIGHANPAVAEALAEQARVLVSCPGIFYNDVRARLLAELVSIAPAGLTRAFLCNSGAEAVEAAIKFARLATGRAGVVSAMRGFHGRTLGALSATHKKEYREPFEPLVPGFSFVPFNHVEKLRAAVGADTAAVIIEPVQGEGGVRPASRDYLSAARRICDEAGAVLVFDEIQTGFCRTGRMFACDRYGVAPDVLCLAKAIAGGVPLGAVLAHERLQPPPGRHGTTFGGNPLASAAALAAIRFMRDERLDDRAEALGARFSERFARRQSARVRAVRQVGLMIGVELRERCRPYLGALAERGVLALPAGTTVIRLLPPLVITEAQIDEVADTLTEVLAD, encoded by the coding sequence ATGAACGCGCGCGAACTGGAACGGGCGTACGCCCTCGAGGTCTTCCCCAAGCGGGACCTCACCATCGTGCGGGGCGAGGGCGCGTGCGTGTGGGACGACGAGGGTCGCCGCTACATCGATTGCGTGGGCGGCATCGGCGTGGCGAGCATCGGCCACGCCAACCCGGCCGTCGCCGAAGCGTTGGCGGAGCAGGCTCGGGTGCTCGTGTCCTGTCCCGGGATCTTCTACAACGATGTCCGGGCGCGGTTGCTGGCCGAACTCGTGTCGATCGCGCCGGCGGGGCTCACGCGCGCCTTCCTCTGCAATTCCGGGGCGGAGGCGGTGGAGGCGGCGATCAAGTTCGCGCGCCTCGCGACGGGACGGGCGGGGGTCGTGTCCGCAATGCGCGGCTTCCATGGGCGCACGCTGGGAGCGCTGAGCGCAACGCACAAGAAGGAGTACCGGGAGCCGTTCGAGCCGCTCGTGCCGGGGTTCTCGTTCGTGCCGTTCAACCACGTGGAGAAGCTGCGCGCGGCCGTGGGCGCGGACACGGCGGCGGTGATCATCGAACCGGTACAGGGAGAAGGCGGGGTGCGGCCGGCCAGCCGGGACTATCTGTCGGCGGCGCGCCGCATCTGCGACGAGGCCGGTGCGGTCCTCGTGTTCGACGAGATCCAGACGGGCTTCTGCCGCACCGGCCGCATGTTCGCCTGCGACCGCTACGGCGTCGCGCCGGACGTGCTCTGCCTCGCGAAGGCGATCGCGGGCGGCGTGCCGCTGGGAGCGGTCCTGGCGCATGAACGGCTGCAGCCGCCGCCCGGGCGGCACGGCACGACCTTCGGCGGCAACCCGCTCGCCAGCGCCGCCGCCCTGGCCGCGATCCGCTTCATGCGGGATGAGCGGCTCGACGATCGGGCGGAGGCGCTTGGCGCCCGCTTCAGCGAGCGTTTCGCCCGACGCCAGTCGGCTCGCGTCCGCGCCGTGCGGCAGGTCGGCCTCATGATCGGCGTCGAACTCCGCGAGCGCTGCCGACCCTACCTGGGAGCTCTCGCGGAGCGGGGCGTCCTCGCCCTCCCGGCCGGCACCACGGTCATCCGGCTGCTGCCGCCGCTCGTGATCACCGAAGCGCAGATCGACGAGGTGGCGGATACGCTGACGGAAGTACTGGCCGACTGA
- a CDS encoding Rieske 2Fe-2S domain-containing protein, translating to MATYSDALPPFPEGWYFIGRRTSIERAKLIEKTWMGEEIVAWADDEGRICVADAFCPHLGSHMGPTTGGLVRDGCLVCPFHGFEFDTTGQCVATPNAPPPKAAKLKLYETREILGMIFAWWGSGGRGPQWHLPDEPPAGAEWTGLRSTILRFRGHPQETTENSVDVEHLEYTHGYHDVEPTDFSTDGAYLRSCFDFKAVRRILGLVDIHSEVSVVTHVHGLGYSFVEIHEKSVGVRSRMWVLTTPVDGEFVELTMVNQVREIRKPGRFISGLGFLPVPLRHRLLNFFILREERRFVLQDIVIWDRKRYRSPPRLCRTDGPIGKYRRHCRQFYPDPAPAPRSPDRNAD from the coding sequence ATGGCTACGTACAGCGATGCGCTGCCGCCGTTTCCCGAAGGCTGGTATTTCATCGGACGCCGCACGTCCATCGAGCGCGCGAAGCTCATCGAGAAGACGTGGATGGGCGAGGAGATCGTCGCCTGGGCCGACGACGAGGGCCGCATCTGCGTGGCGGACGCCTTCTGTCCGCACCTGGGCTCGCATATGGGACCGACCACGGGCGGTCTGGTGCGCGACGGCTGCCTCGTCTGTCCGTTTCACGGGTTCGAGTTCGACACGACCGGCCAGTGCGTGGCCACGCCCAATGCTCCGCCTCCGAAGGCCGCGAAGCTGAAGCTCTACGAGACCCGGGAGATCCTCGGCATGATCTTCGCCTGGTGGGGGAGCGGTGGCCGAGGCCCTCAATGGCACCTGCCGGATGAGCCACCCGCCGGCGCGGAGTGGACCGGTTTGCGCTCCACGATCCTGCGGTTCCGAGGGCATCCCCAGGAGACGACGGAGAACTCGGTCGACGTGGAACACCTGGAGTACACGCATGGCTACCACGATGTGGAGCCGACCGACTTTTCGACCGACGGCGCCTACCTGAGGAGCTGTTTCGACTTCAAGGCGGTTCGCCGGATCCTTGGTCTGGTGGACATTCATTCCGAAGTCTCGGTCGTCACGCACGTCCACGGACTCGGCTACTCCTTCGTCGAGATTCACGAGAAGTCGGTCGGCGTGAGGTCGCGCATGTGGGTGCTCACAACGCCCGTCGACGGCGAATTCGTGGAGTTGACGATGGTCAACCAGGTGCGGGAGATCCGGAAACCGGGGCGGTTCATATCGGGTCTGGGCTTTCTACCCGTGCCGCTGCGCCACCGGCTGCTGAATTTCTTCATCCTCCGCGAGGAGAGGCGGTTCGTACTGCAGGACATCGTGATATGGGACAGGAAGCGCTACCGGTCTCCCCCCCGGCTTTGCCGGACGGACGGCCCCATCGGGAAGTACCGCCGACACTGCCGACAGTTCTATCCGGACCCGGCGCCGGCGCCGCGAAGCCCGGACCGCAACGCCGACTAG
- a CDS encoding GH116 family glycosyl hydrolase, which produces MTLDSAPRVSVLMLFAAMAAGLPANGSGQTAAEVPRFEIASSPIELTGPVRPGEYLGVTGPRSAWLGLETGEAELWVHPLKVGNRFRLGFSTPAYGAPIPGSAVARTVHVRPELTTIAYSHAAFQVRQHILAPAELPGLLVLLEVDSPEPLEIIAEFEPVLNYMWPGSLGGQYAYWDGGRRAFVLSESLQETNAVVGSPWAVNSVEHPAHQLGEAPRTMVIPVEPERARREFIPIAVAGGTMPREEVFASYDRLIAEAHSLYGAKRAWADSVLASTVSIESPDPQLDLALEWAKINLEEQRVCNPDLGCGFVAGWGLSRNGTRPGFGWFFGGDAAQTTFAMDVLGQWGVVAEELAFLARYQREDGKITHEISQAAARIPWFEVYPYAYYHADTTPYWMVALYEYWRASGDDELLRELWPAYRRAWEWCLGAETDGDGIIENTVGGLAAVEVGGLGAALHQDVYLAGVWTAALEGTAALAERMGEPGMANRAREMAPRARKTLNDAYWLEEAGHHAFGILADGGTNDNLTVWPATAAAFGLFDEARGRSTLARLASDRISSDWGAHMLSTESELYHPLQYNMGSVWPFVTAYVSWAQYRYRRPWAGFHLVDAVKQMTFDWSLGRHPELLSGTFYQPLDQTVPHQFFATSALVTPLLRGVIGWEPDAPLDRVRLAPQLPPDWPAVTVRRLRAGETATDVEIRQRWTAEGGERRTTLTTTGPALTFAFVPDVPAGARDVSIGVNGAVTELTEDGTVEVTLGETVAAGDRAEIVVTWGGGLAIAPPRIDLEPGQVSSGLRILDFNADPDGWLLEVEGLAGRSYDLGLFGATVEADVVQGAATTALANPATVRIAFPPDTAERTTAVVRFTTP; this is translated from the coding sequence ATGACTCTGGACTCTGCGCCGCGCGTCTCGGTTCTCATGCTCTTCGCCGCGATGGCCGCCGGCCTGCCGGCGAACGGCTCCGGCCAGACCGCCGCCGAGGTTCCGCGCTTCGAGATCGCGTCGTCGCCGATCGAACTCACGGGACCCGTCCGTCCCGGCGAGTACCTGGGCGTGACCGGACCCCGGTCCGCGTGGCTCGGCCTCGAGACCGGGGAGGCGGAGCTGTGGGTCCACCCCCTCAAGGTCGGAAACCGGTTTCGGCTCGGCTTCTCGACCCCGGCCTACGGCGCGCCGATTCCCGGTAGCGCCGTCGCGCGCACGGTGCATGTCCGGCCCGAACTGACGACGATCGCCTACAGCCACGCGGCCTTTCAGGTGCGCCAGCACATCCTTGCGCCCGCCGAACTCCCCGGCCTCCTGGTTCTGCTCGAGGTGGACAGCCCCGAACCACTCGAGATCATCGCCGAGTTCGAGCCGGTGCTGAACTACATGTGGCCGGGTTCGCTGGGGGGGCAGTACGCCTACTGGGACGGCGGCCGGCGCGCCTTCGTGCTGTCCGAGAGCCTGCAGGAGACGAACGCCGTCGTCGGGTCGCCGTGGGCCGTCAACTCGGTCGAACACCCGGCGCATCAACTGGGCGAAGCGCCGCGCACCATGGTGATCCCGGTCGAGCCGGAACGCGCCCGACGGGAGTTCATCCCCATCGCCGTAGCGGGCGGCACCATGCCCCGCGAGGAGGTCTTCGCCAGCTACGATCGGCTGATCGCCGAGGCCCACTCGCTGTACGGCGCGAAACGGGCATGGGCCGACTCGGTGCTCGCCTCCACCGTCTCCATCGAGTCGCCGGATCCACAGCTCGACCTCGCCCTCGAGTGGGCGAAGATCAACCTGGAGGAGCAGCGCGTCTGCAATCCCGACCTCGGCTGCGGGTTCGTCGCGGGCTGGGGCCTGTCGCGCAACGGAACCCGTCCCGGATTCGGATGGTTCTTCGGCGGCGACGCGGCGCAGACGACCTTCGCCATGGATGTGCTCGGGCAGTGGGGGGTGGTGGCGGAGGAACTCGCCTTTCTCGCGAGATACCAGCGTGAAGACGGGAAGATCACGCACGAAATCTCTCAGGCGGCCGCGCGCATCCCGTGGTTCGAGGTGTATCCGTACGCCTACTACCACGCGGACACCACGCCCTACTGGATGGTCGCGCTGTACGAATACTGGCGGGCGAGCGGGGACGACGAACTGCTGCGGGAGCTGTGGCCGGCCTACCGGCGCGCGTGGGAATGGTGCCTCGGCGCCGAGACCGACGGCGACGGAATCATCGAAAACACGGTGGGCGGGCTCGCAGCGGTCGAGGTCGGGGGCCTCGGGGCGGCGCTCCACCAGGACGTCTACCTGGCAGGGGTTTGGACCGCGGCCCTCGAGGGGACCGCGGCGCTGGCGGAGCGCATGGGCGAACCCGGGATGGCGAATCGGGCTCGGGAGATGGCTCCCCGCGCGCGGAAGACGCTGAACGACGCGTACTGGCTCGAGGAGGCGGGGCACCATGCCTTCGGGATCCTCGCCGATGGCGGCACCAACGACAATCTGACCGTGTGGCCCGCGACGGCGGCCGCGTTCGGCCTGTTCGACGAGGCGCGCGGGCGATCGACCCTCGCCCGGCTCGCGAGCGACCGGATCTCGTCGGACTGGGGCGCCCACATGCTCTCGACGGAGAGCGAACTGTATCACCCGCTCCAGTACAACATGGGTTCGGTGTGGCCCTTCGTGACGGCGTACGTGTCGTGGGCCCAGTACCGGTACCGGCGTCCATGGGCGGGCTTCCACCTCGTGGACGCGGTGAAGCAGATGACCTTCGACTGGAGCCTAGGACGCCATCCGGAGTTGCTGTCCGGAACGTTCTACCAGCCCCTCGACCAGACCGTCCCGCACCAGTTCTTCGCGACTTCGGCCCTGGTGACACCGTTACTGCGCGGCGTCATCGGCTGGGAGCCCGATGCGCCGCTGGACCGCGTGCGCCTCGCCCCGCAACTCCCGCCGGATTGGCCGGCCGTGACGGTGAGACGGCTCCGAGCCGGGGAAACGGCGACGGACGTGGAGATCCGACAACGGTGGACGGCCGAAGGCGGGGAGCGACGGACGACGCTCACGACCACGGGGCCTGCGCTGACATTCGCCTTCGTACCCGACGTGCCGGCGGGCGCGCGGGACGTGTCCATCGGCGTGAACGGGGCAGTCACCGAACTCACCGAGGATGGAACGGTGGAGGTGACGCTGGGCGAGACCGTCGCCGCCGGCGACCGCGCGGAAATCGTCGTGACGTGGGGCGGCGGGCTCGCGATCGCGCCGCCCCGGATCGACTTGGAGCCCGGTCAAGTGAGCAGCGGCCTGCGCATCCTCGACTTCAACGCAGATCCGGATGGCTGGCTTCTCGAAGTGGAGGGACTGGCGGGTCGGAGCTACGACCTCGGACTCTTCGGCGCCACGGTCGAAGCTGACGTCGTGCAAGGGGCCGCAACGACCGCTCTGGCCAACCCCGCGACCGTACGTATTGCGTTTCCTCCGGACACTGCGGAACGCACGACAGCTGTGGTTCGTTTCACGACCCCGTAG
- the argC gene encoding N-acetyl-gamma-glutamyl-phosphate reductase, whose amino-acid sequence MIRASIAGGSGYAGGELLRLLLGHPDVDVRQITSERFAGRFAPRVHPNLRGVTRLRFSTLEELSECDVLFLCLPHGESSRRIDEFRSLAGRIVDLGADFRLDDGADYERFYGRPHPRPELLGSFVYGIAEVNREALAVADLVACAGCNATASILGLLPLYREGVADSVVIEVKVGSSEAGNRASEGSHHPERSGAMRSYRPTGHRHAAEIAAVLGGEVHFSATAVEMVRGVLATCHVFLNRDLDEKALWKIYRSAYADEPFVRIVKERSGIHRYPDPNLLAGANYCDVGFERDPLSSRVVVLSAIDNLMKGAAGQAVQAFNVMHGLPEARGLEFPGLHPA is encoded by the coding sequence ATGATCCGCGCGTCGATCGCGGGCGGATCCGGCTACGCCGGCGGGGAACTGTTGAGGCTGCTGCTCGGCCATCCGGACGTCGATGTGCGGCAGATCACATCGGAGCGCTTCGCGGGGCGGTTCGCGCCCCGGGTCCATCCCAACCTGCGGGGCGTCACGCGACTGCGCTTCAGCACGCTCGAAGAGCTGTCGGAGTGCGACGTGCTCTTCCTCTGTCTCCCGCACGGGGAGTCGTCCCGCCGTATCGACGAGTTCCGGTCTCTGGCGGGGCGGATCGTCGACCTGGGCGCGGACTTCCGGCTCGACGACGGGGCCGACTATGAGCGCTTCTACGGCCGGCCGCACCCTCGGCCGGAACTCCTGGGATCGTTCGTGTACGGGATCGCGGAGGTGAACCGCGAGGCGCTGGCGGTCGCGGATCTCGTCGCGTGCGCGGGCTGTAACGCGACGGCTTCCATCCTCGGGCTTCTGCCGCTGTACCGGGAGGGGGTCGCGGACTCGGTCGTGATCGAGGTGAAGGTGGGATCGAGCGAGGCCGGGAACCGCGCCAGCGAGGGCAGCCACCACCCGGAGCGCAGCGGCGCCATGCGGTCGTATCGGCCGACGGGCCACCGCCACGCGGCCGAGATCGCCGCGGTGCTCGGCGGCGAGGTGCATTTCTCCGCGACGGCGGTCGAAATGGTGCGCGGCGTCCTCGCCACCTGTCACGTATTCCTGAACCGGGATCTCGATGAGAAGGCGCTGTGGAAGATCTATCGGAGCGCATACGCCGACGAACCGTTCGTGCGCATCGTCAAGGAGCGAAGCGGCATCCACCGTTATCCCGACCCCAACCTCCTGGCGGGCGCGAACTACTGTGACGTGGGGTTCGAGCGCGATCCGCTCTCGAGCCGGGTCGTGGTCCTGAGCGCGATCGACAATCTCATGAAGGGAGCGGCGGGACAGGCGGTGCAGGCGTTCAACGTGATGCACGGGTTGCCGGAGGCGCGGGGGCTCGAGTTCCCCGGGCTGCATCCGGCCTGA
- a CDS encoding cytochrome P450 codes for MTVESLKVESLSLVDELILMLLDEKGGYFHQVPGWQLNCAVVGGVLAELSFRSRLDSDLTSLYVVDRDETGDPVLDPILKEIADEPVQRTARYWVERLAPRAESVVDLTLDRLVQRGILQHHDGEFWTLAPPVMHRQQYGMFEEDATDQFIKARIGNVIFADEVPEPRDVVIVCLVNTCDVFRLIFELDEAAEERIKWICQLDLIGRSIAAAVSENLVGPIRRHAPLAKKIPTVSLTRLLRNPHVRDGNLNALFGSLAEEYGPVFQIRPPFSERMIFLAGLETNEWMQKRGRMYLRTRDYFADFEKVYGAAGVLPALDGTDHFRLRKFLSPAYSRTRLAGQLDELYSRGRAYMSTLAVGDSYRATSMSRAMVNAQLSPLFIGVDTQDLMGDLMVYKERALSVHIARVLPEFTLHTPGMRRRAAVLETLMKRILSVHTPAQRVDSQRNLVDDYLSLHASDPQFLPESNLLFAFSAALIASVYLGDTFSLVVYAMASQPALYERIRAEADALFASGDPEKEDFTPANIDVTHRFLMECMRMYPIVPMSVRNVMNTCTVENYELPLGERIHIAMTATHYMSDVFPEPHKFDIDRFLPSRREHHSLGFAPYGLGTHKCLGTRWMEMHLAANLLMLAHYFTIEVSPAKYARKLRFNPVPSLKPSKKVRFRITEQRRELPA; via the coding sequence ATGACGGTGGAGAGTCTGAAGGTCGAATCCCTGAGCCTCGTCGACGAACTCATCCTGATGCTTCTCGACGAGAAGGGAGGCTACTTCCATCAGGTCCCCGGCTGGCAACTGAACTGCGCCGTGGTCGGCGGGGTGCTGGCGGAACTCTCCTTCCGGTCGCGGCTCGACTCGGACCTGACATCCCTGTACGTGGTGGACCGGGACGAAACGGGCGATCCCGTCCTGGATCCCATTCTGAAGGAGATCGCGGACGAACCGGTCCAACGCACGGCCCGGTACTGGGTCGAACGGCTCGCCCCCCGCGCGGAGTCGGTCGTCGACCTGACCTTGGATCGCCTGGTTCAACGGGGGATCCTCCAACACCACGACGGGGAATTCTGGACGCTGGCTCCCCCCGTCATGCATCGGCAGCAGTACGGGATGTTCGAGGAAGACGCGACCGACCAGTTCATCAAGGCGCGCATCGGCAACGTCATCTTCGCCGACGAGGTTCCCGAACCGAGAGACGTCGTCATCGTCTGCCTCGTCAACACCTGCGACGTCTTTCGCCTGATCTTCGAACTCGATGAAGCGGCGGAAGAGCGCATCAAGTGGATATGCCAGCTGGACCTGATCGGCCGGTCCATCGCCGCTGCGGTCTCCGAGAACCTCGTCGGCCCGATTCGCAGACATGCTCCTCTCGCCAAGAAGATTCCGACGGTTTCGCTGACTAGGCTGCTGCGCAACCCGCATGTCCGAGACGGCAACCTGAACGCGCTCTTCGGAAGCCTCGCGGAGGAGTACGGTCCGGTGTTCCAGATCCGGCCTCCCTTCTCGGAGCGCATGATCTTCCTGGCCGGACTCGAGACGAATGAATGGATGCAGAAGCGCGGGCGCATGTACCTGAGAACCAGGGACTACTTCGCCGACTTCGAGAAGGTCTACGGCGCGGCCGGCGTTCTGCCCGCCCTTGACGGGACCGACCACTTCCGGCTTCGCAAGTTCCTGTCGCCGGCCTATTCCCGCACGAGGCTGGCGGGGCAGCTGGACGAGCTCTACAGCAGGGGGCGAGCGTACATGTCGACGCTGGCGGTCGGGGATTCGTACCGCGCCACGTCCATGAGCCGGGCAATGGTGAACGCCCAGCTATCGCCGCTGTTCATCGGCGTCGACACGCAGGATCTCATGGGCGACCTGATGGTCTATAAGGAGCGGGCCCTCAGCGTGCATATTGCCAGGGTCCTGCCCGAGTTCACGCTGCATACCCCGGGTATGAGACGTCGGGCGGCCGTCCTGGAGACGCTGATGAAGCGGATCTTGAGCGTCCATACTCCGGCCCAACGCGTGGACAGCCAACGGAACCTGGTGGACGACTACCTCAGCCTGCATGCCAGCGACCCGCAGTTTCTCCCGGAGTCCAACCTGCTCTTCGCTTTTTCCGCGGCCCTGATTGCCAGCGTGTACCTCGGTGACACGTTCAGCCTCGTCGTCTACGCCATGGCGTCGCAGCCCGCGCTCTACGAGAGGATCCGCGCCGAAGCGGACGCGCTGTTTGCCAGCGGTGACCCCGAAAAAGAGGACTTCACCCCGGCCAACATCGACGTGACGCATCGCTTCCTCATGGAGTGCATGCGCATGTACCCGATCGTGCCCATGTCTGTTCGGAACGTGATGAATACCTGCACGGTCGAGAACTACGAGTTACCCCTGGGGGAACGGATCCACATCGCCATGACCGCCACGCACTACATGAGCGACGTCTTTCCCGAACCCCACAAGTTTGACATCGACCGCTTCCTGCCGTCGCGCCGTGAGCATCATAGCCTCGGGTTCGCCCCGTACGGGCTGGGTACGCACAAGTGTCTCGGCACCCGCTGGATGGAGATGCACCTGGCGGCCAACCTGTTGATGCTGGCGCACTACTTCACGATCGAGGTGTCGCCGGCGAAATACGCCCGGAAGCTCCGCTTCAATCCGGTTCCGTCGCTGAAGCCGAGCAAGAAGGTCAGGTTCCGCATTACCGAGCAGAGGCGGGAGCTGCCCGCCTGA
- a CDS encoding class I SAM-dependent methyltransferase, whose amino-acid sequence MRLGKLSKALRDAHPGSGVARRVRHFDGWLERAASEAAGAGTYDHAETVRDYYELCNGFMVYGWGESLHFAPLTPDESLEESKVRHQRAMISRLKLEQGMKVVDVGCGIGGPMRRVAREAGVRVVGININDIQLAEAKKLNAEAGLEHMTDFRKCSFEDMSAIEADTFDGGYAIESTCHAQDKRRAFAEIFRILKPGALFWGQEMCLTDRFDPGNARHRTIKRELMRGIALHDIATFGEVNRALEGAGFQVIEGSDWEVREGPATPWYQPMESRHGTLGTAVRRLPRGRKAFIAGSKLAEVLRFFPRGSAEVVRLLDRTAEAYVEGGRTGIFTPLYCFLARKL is encoded by the coding sequence TTGCGACTGGGCAAACTGTCGAAAGCGCTGCGGGATGCGCACCCGGGATCGGGCGTCGCGCGTCGAGTCCGGCACTTTGACGGCTGGCTTGAGCGGGCGGCATCGGAGGCTGCCGGCGCCGGCACCTACGACCACGCGGAAACGGTCAGGGACTACTACGAGCTGTGCAACGGTTTCATGGTGTACGGCTGGGGCGAATCCCTGCATTTTGCGCCCCTCACGCCCGACGAAAGCCTGGAGGAGTCCAAGGTCCGGCACCAGCGGGCGATGATCTCCAGGTTGAAGCTGGAACAGGGCATGAAGGTGGTCGACGTCGGTTGTGGAATCGGCGGCCCCATGCGCCGAGTCGCCCGTGAGGCGGGCGTCAGGGTCGTGGGAATCAACATCAATGACATCCAGCTCGCGGAGGCGAAGAAGTTGAACGCCGAGGCGGGGCTGGAGCACATGACCGATTTCAGGAAGTGCAGCTTCGAGGATATGAGCGCCATCGAGGCCGACACCTTCGATGGGGGTTACGCGATAGAGTCGACGTGCCATGCGCAGGACAAGCGACGCGCGTTCGCGGAGATATTCCGCATACTGAAGCCGGGCGCCCTGTTCTGGGGTCAGGAAATGTGCCTGACGGACCGGTTCGATCCCGGGAATGCCCGGCACCGGACCATCAAGCGGGAGCTCATGCGCGGTATTGCGCTGCACGACATCGCCACGTTCGGGGAAGTGAACCGCGCTCTCGAAGGGGCGGGATTCCAGGTCATCGAGGGGAGTGATTGGGAGGTCCGGGAAGGACCCGCCACCCCGTGGTATCAACCCATGGAGAGTCGGCACGGGACGTTGGGGACTGCGGTGCGCAGGCTTCCCCGGGGCCGCAAGGCGTTCATCGCGGGGTCGAAGTTGGCCGAGGTACTGCGGTTCTTTCCGAGGGGCTCGGCGGAGGTGGTTCGGCTCCTTGATCGAACCGCGGAGGCTTACGTCGAGGGCGGCAGGACGGGCATCTTCACGCCCCTGTACTGTTTCCTGGCCCGCAAGCTCTAG
- a CDS encoding class II glutamine amidotransferase, translated as MCRILCVRSDEPFDMEPHLAAFAQLARESPEYQGDGWGCAWIDADGSDGWRVYRNVSPVWEDAAAPPGRTTLLLAHARSAYRGEGIRVENNMPFFDGERAFIFNGELHGVRIKERGRIGAEKVFNFVKRFAGGDGNVDMGLALERGLDAIEKRTRYVRAMNLIIADASRRVHFATRFNEDPAYFRMHAARRNGVRILCSAPYPASCPPSDGRWAWTPVANGAIGTF; from the coding sequence GTGTGCCGCATCCTCTGCGTCCGCAGCGACGAGCCCTTCGACATGGAGCCGCACCTCGCCGCCTTCGCGCAGCTCGCCCGAGAGAGTCCCGAGTATCAGGGTGACGGGTGGGGGTGTGCCTGGATCGATGCCGACGGGTCCGACGGGTGGCGCGTCTACCGCAACGTCTCGCCGGTGTGGGAGGACGCCGCGGCGCCGCCCGGACGCACGACGCTTCTGCTCGCGCACGCGAGGAGCGCGTATCGCGGGGAAGGGATACGGGTCGAGAACAACATGCCGTTCTTCGACGGGGAACGCGCATTCATCTTCAACGGGGAGCTGCACGGAGTGCGGATAAAGGAACGGGGGCGGATCGGCGCGGAGAAGGTGTTCAACTTCGTCAAGCGCTTCGCCGGCGGGGACGGCAACGTAGACATGGGTCTCGCGCTGGAGCGGGGACTCGACGCGATCGAGAAGCGCACGCGTTACGTGCGGGCAATGAATCTGATCATCGCCGACGCGTCGCGCCGGGTCCACTTCGCGACCCGGTTCAACGAGGACCCGGCCTACTTCCGGATGCATGCCGCCCGGCGGAACGGCGTGCGGATCCTGTGCTCGGCGCCCTATCCGGCTTCCTGTCCGCCGTCGGACGGGCGGTGGGCGTGGACGCCGGTCGCGAACGGCGCCATCGGGACGTTCTGA
- a CDS encoding [LysW]-aminoadipate kinase, which translates to MPGPTPEPRPGESGGLLIVKIGGGESINLDGIARDLAGLSGPFVIVHGANALRDSLARRLGVGKRVLTSVSGHESVQSDHDLIDVMLMAYAGVRNKRIVELLQGHGVNAVGLTGLDGALVRGRRNRGIRVREGGKTLIRRDLSGKPAEVNRKLMGLLLDGGFTPVVTVPLIDEHNVAINSENDDVVTLLSAELGADCVIQLIEAPGFLEDPDDPASVVARLSRGELARREDDVSGRMKRKLLALRRLVESGTTRVVIADGRIERPVGEALAGRGTVIG; encoded by the coding sequence ATGCCGGGACCGACACCCGAACCGAGGCCGGGCGAGTCCGGCGGGCTGCTCATCGTCAAGATCGGCGGCGGCGAATCGATCAACCTGGACGGGATTGCCCGCGACCTGGCGGGCCTGTCCGGTCCGTTCGTCATCGTGCACGGCGCGAACGCGCTGCGCGATTCGCTGGCCCGGCGGCTCGGGGTCGGAAAACGCGTCCTCACATCGGTGTCCGGGCACGAGAGCGTGCAGTCCGACCACGACCTGATCGACGTGATGCTCATGGCCTACGCCGGCGTGCGGAACAAGCGCATCGTGGAACTGCTGCAGGGCCACGGCGTAAACGCGGTCGGGCTCACGGGGCTCGACGGCGCGCTCGTGCGCGGCCGCCGCAACAGGGGTATCCGGGTGAGAGAGGGCGGCAAGACGCTGATCAGGCGGGACCTGTCCGGGAAGCCGGCGGAGGTGAACCGCAAGCTGATGGGGTTGCTCCTCGACGGCGGCTTCACTCCGGTCGTGACCGTGCCCCTCATCGACGAACACAACGTGGCGATCAACTCGGAGAACGATGACGTCGTGACCCTGCTCAGCGCCGAACTGGGCGCGGATTGCGTGATCCAGTTGATCGAGGCGCCCGGTTTCCTCGAAGATCCGGACGATCCGGCGTCCGTCGTCGCACGGCTCTCGCGTGGGGAGCTTGCACGTCGGGAGGACGATGTTTCCGGGCGCATGAAGCGGAAGCTGCTCGCCCTGCGGCGACTCGTGGAATCCGGCACGACGCGCGTCGTGATCGCGGATGGGCGCATTGAACGGCCGGTCGGGGAGGCGCTGGCGGGGCGGGGCACGGTGATCGGATGA